CGCGGCCTCGTCTTCGCGGACCGCCTCCCACTTCCGCAGGCAGGCATAGTTGGCCCGACCCTTGACGACGCACCAGCGAGGCCGCCGGGCGAGGGCCCGGGCCAGGCCCGGGAGATCCTTCCTGGCCAGTTGCTCCTGAAGGTTGATGGTATGTGTGGCGACGACCACCGGCCCACCGTTGCGAGCCGACCACAGGCAGGCCGGGAGCAAGTAGGCCAGGGATTTCCCGACCCCGGTGCCGGCTTCGGCGACCAGCACTCCCCCCGCGTTGAAGGTCTCGGCCACCCGGCGGGCTAACTCGACCTGGCCCGAGCGATGCTCATACCCGCTGATGACGGCGGCCAGTACGCCGCCGGGCTCAAGATAGGCTCCCACCTCGTCCGGGTCCAGCCGACCACCGGTCGGGGAGAGGTCCTCTCCACCATCGGCCGGTCTTCCACGGTCGGGGGCTGGGACTCTGGGAGGCGGGTCACCTGCCGTGGCTCCCCCTTCGGCGGCCGCCGCCTCGACGGCCTGACGCCAGAGTTGACCCAGTGGGTCCAGCCGTTTCAGCAGGTTGGCCTGCCGGGTCAGGAGCCCACGAGGCAGTCCTCGAATCGCCCGAAGCAGCTCGAGAAAGGCGAGCGCCGTAGCTTCAGCGTCGTCGCCGGCCCGGTGGCTTCGCTCCCCTCGGGCTAGTCCCAGAGCCTGGACCACGGTGGGCAGGCGGAAATTGGCCAAGGTCGGCCGAACCAGCCTGGCCAGGGTCAGGGAGTCGTAGCCGACCGCGGACGGCCCGGCCAGGCCCGCTTTCGCGCAGGCCGCTGCCAGAAAGGCCAGGTCGAACTGGAGGTTGTGCCCGACGAGCGGCCCTTCGCCAAGGAAGGCCAGGAAGGCCGGCAGCACTTCAGCCACTTCGGGAGCCCCAGCCAGGTCGGCCTGGGCCAAACCGGTCAGGCGGGAGACCCGAAGGGATACCGGGCCAGTCACCCTCGACATGGCTGAGAACCGGTCGGCGACGAAGCCGCCGATCACCTTCGCCGCGCCGAACTCGATGATCTGGTCGGCCGCGGGGTCAAGGCCCGTGGTCTCCAGGTCGATGGCCACGAAGCTGAGTCCGCTTCCATCCGGCCGTTCCCCTTCCTTCAAGGGTTTCCTGCGCCCGCCCCCCACCACCATTCACCTCCCTTCCGGTCTCGCCCGCCTAACGTTCTGACTGCATTCGACCAGTCCCGTCCCGTTTCCCTGCCCGTCCTCGGGCCGGTCGCAAAAACAGGCCGCCACGCCGGTCCCGGCGGGCGGCCGATTCCTGGGATGACTACCCACGTATCGCCTCAGGCGTCCGGCGATTCCAGGTGGCAGGTGTCGTTGAGAAGGACCAGCCGCCACCTGCCGGGCTGCCCGGCGATGGCGCTGATACTGGCGTTGTCCAAAACCAACCGGCCGCGCGGGCCGTGCTCCAAACCCAGGACGGCATAGATCAAAGCCCGTAGCAGACCCCCATGGGAAACGACCACCAGCCGGTCGCCCGGATGATCAGTCAGCTCCTCGAGACGCCTCAAGGCCCGGGCCGCCGCCTCTTCATAAGACTCGCCGGCGGGGAAGCGAAAGCAAGGACGTCTGGTCTGCCACTCGGCGAACGATTCGGGCATCTGTTCGCGCACCTCGTTGAAGGTGAGACCCTGCCATCGCCCAACGTCGACCTCACGGAAGGACCGGTCCAGGATGACCCTCAGGCCGGCCGCCCCGGCCACGGCCTCCGCCGTCTGACTGGCTCGGGTCAGGTCGCTGCTGTAGACTTCGCCGGGTCCGACCCGGCCGAGCCTCTTCCCGAGGGCTGTCGCCTGCCGTTGCCCGGCCGGGCTGAGGGCCGTGTCCATCTGGCCCTGGAATCGCCCTTCGGCATTCCAGCTCGTTTGCGCATGGCGGACCAGGTAGGCCACGGTCTCCTGAGTCTTCTTAGGTTCCCGCATCATCCTTCAATGCTCACCGACGGTGGCGGTCATCCTGCCGGCTTCGAGCTCCAACTGTTTCAGGTCGAAGGGCAGCTTCTCGGGATCGATGACGAAGCTGCTCTTTGTAGTGTCGAAGGTCACCCCCGATGGCAGGGATTGCCTGACTGCCCCGGCT
The nucleotide sequence above comes from Bacillota bacterium. Encoded proteins:
- a CDS encoding histidine phosphatase family protein, translated to MMREPKKTQETVAYLVRHAQTSWNAEGRFQGQMDTALSPAGQRQATALGKRLGRVGPGEVYSSDLTRASQTAEAVAGAAGLRVILDRSFREVDVGRWQGLTFNEVREQMPESFAEWQTRRPCFRFPAGESYEEAAARALRRLEELTDHPGDRLVVVSHGGLLRALIYAVLGLEHGPRGRLVLDNASISAIAGQPGRWRLVLLNDTCHLESPDA